A genomic stretch from Haloarchaeobius amylolyticus includes:
- a CDS encoding WD40/YVTN/BNR-like repeat-containing protein has translation MGLLIGTLDGLFHVGDGFETVERPLEERVNRLHVFGDEALAATSAGLYHSEGGWEWTKVESFAGPVHSMATTPDGDCWYVGISPAAVYVSEDGGETWTESASFQNLPSRDRWRDRAPGNDATVRTMAVHSGAPDRLAVGVEPGGVFVSVDGGATWNERCAGVHDDVHHLLALGVDEYLAATGNGLYGTDDAGRTWLRQDTDFRDFWFNYFRETVAHDGTLYAAANGWGPASPGGALFEASVDGTGREATRVPYPGEKESFVVSWAVDDDQVYAGTMRIQDGFEQHAPGQVLRREEHGWIQVGEVPAAARSLATI, from the coding sequence ATGGGTCTACTCATCGGTACACTGGACGGCCTCTTCCACGTCGGCGACGGGTTCGAGACCGTCGAACGGCCGCTCGAGGAGCGGGTCAACCGCCTCCACGTGTTCGGCGACGAGGCGCTCGCGGCGACCTCGGCCGGCCTCTATCACTCCGAGGGTGGGTGGGAGTGGACGAAGGTCGAATCGTTCGCCGGGCCGGTCCACTCGATGGCGACCACGCCCGACGGGGACTGCTGGTACGTCGGTATCTCGCCCGCGGCCGTGTACGTCTCCGAGGACGGCGGCGAGACGTGGACCGAGTCGGCGAGCTTCCAGAACCTCCCCTCTCGGGACCGCTGGCGGGACCGCGCGCCCGGGAACGACGCGACGGTCCGGACGATGGCCGTCCACAGTGGCGCGCCCGACCGCCTCGCGGTCGGGGTCGAACCCGGCGGCGTCTTCGTCAGCGTCGACGGCGGCGCGACGTGGAACGAGCGCTGTGCGGGCGTCCACGACGACGTCCATCACCTGCTCGCGCTCGGGGTCGACGAGTACCTCGCGGCCACCGGCAACGGCCTCTACGGGACCGACGACGCGGGCCGGACGTGGCTCCGGCAGGACACCGACTTCCGGGACTTCTGGTTCAACTACTTCCGGGAGACCGTCGCCCACGACGGGACCCTGTACGCGGCCGCGAACGGCTGGGGCCCGGCGTCCCCCGGTGGCGCACTCTTCGAGGCGTCGGTCGACGGGACGGGTCGCGAGGCGACGCGGGTGCCCTACCCCGGCGAGAAGGAGTCGTTCGTCGTCTCCTGGGCGGTCGACGACGACCAGGTGTACGCGGGGACGATGCGCATCCAGGACGGATTCGAGCAGCACGCGCCGGGGCAGGTGCTCCGCCGGGAGGAACACGGCTGGATACAGGTCGGGGAGGTCCCCGCGGCAGCCCGGTCGCTCGCCACGATTTAA
- the nreA gene encoding DNA repair protein NreA, which produces MRLDDYIESLEPDEDARRRQLAKEKSYAITDYLQDFQSQFEETVQGDSLFGATAPSIFVGRTNYPRVSTGLLSPVAEGDPTDFVTDGAWYQQGLGVGDVVERRTGLLNSTRRANVDVNDVWDGFVGVQREVAIAGDPVDLEIGLDGKPDLDLDVDEGIATPRGPRAKATSVDLTENPYVPRPVKKTLEDDDWQAQGAMTYLYRRGFDVYDVNRILSAGALGQGENRRLVPTRWSITAVDDTIGQFLRGQIRHAPSVDSVEVWENEFMGNRYWVVLAPGQWEFELVEMKAPGSVWNPAESGDIWMGSASEGYEGRTGYVDETAGAYYASRLGVLEHLADRGRQAKCLVLREVSDDYWAPVGVWQVRESVRNAFEGEYGEAETFHGAVRTVATHLPVSLNRLRRKSELVAGLQASLSDF; this is translated from the coding sequence ATGCGGCTCGACGACTACATCGAGAGCCTCGAACCCGACGAGGACGCCAGGCGTCGGCAGCTGGCGAAGGAGAAGTCCTACGCCATCACCGACTACCTGCAGGACTTCCAGTCGCAGTTCGAGGAGACCGTCCAGGGTGACTCCCTGTTCGGGGCGACCGCGCCCTCCATCTTCGTCGGCCGGACCAACTACCCGCGGGTGTCGACGGGCCTGCTCTCGCCGGTCGCCGAGGGCGACCCGACGGACTTCGTCACCGACGGCGCGTGGTACCAGCAGGGCCTCGGCGTCGGCGACGTGGTCGAGCGCCGGACCGGCCTGCTGAACTCGACCCGGCGGGCCAACGTCGACGTGAACGACGTGTGGGACGGCTTCGTCGGCGTCCAGCGCGAGGTCGCCATCGCGGGCGACCCCGTCGACCTCGAGATCGGCCTCGACGGCAAGCCCGACCTCGACCTCGACGTGGACGAGGGCATCGCGACGCCCCGGGGGCCGCGAGCGAAGGCCACGTCGGTCGACCTCACCGAGAACCCGTACGTCCCGCGCCCGGTGAAGAAGACGCTGGAGGACGACGACTGGCAGGCACAGGGCGCGATGACCTACCTCTACCGCCGCGGCTTCGACGTGTACGACGTGAACCGAATCCTCTCGGCGGGCGCGCTCGGCCAGGGCGAGAACCGCCGGCTGGTCCCGACGCGCTGGTCCATCACGGCCGTCGACGACACCATCGGCCAGTTCCTCCGCGGCCAGATACGCCACGCGCCGAGCGTGGACTCGGTCGAGGTGTGGGAGAACGAGTTCATGGGCAACCGCTACTGGGTCGTCCTCGCGCCCGGCCAGTGGGAGTTCGAGCTGGTCGAGATGAAGGCGCCCGGCAGCGTCTGGAACCCGGCCGAGTCCGGTGACATCTGGATGGGTAGCGCCTCGGAGGGCTACGAGGGCCGGACGGGCTACGTCGACGAGACGGCCGGTGCGTACTACGCCAGCCGCCTCGGCGTGCTGGAGCACCTCGCCGACCGCGGCCGACAGGCGAAGTGCCTCGTCCTGCGCGAGGTCAGTGACGACTACTGGGCGCCGGTCGGCGTCTGGCAGGTCAGAGAGAGCGTGCGCAACGCCTTCGAGGGGGAGTACGGTGAGGCCGAGACGTTCCACGGGGCGGTCCGGACGGTCGCAACGCACCTGCCCGTCTCGCTGAACCGCCTGCGCCGGAAGTCCGAACTCGTCGCGGGACTGCAGGCGTCGCTCTCGGACTTCTAG
- a CDS encoding DUF302 domain-containing protein — translation MVLNIDPDQLSDDDLGKKQATLEMEHEEAIEHVREAFADAGFGTLVEFSPSEVIKEKTGSEHDPYYVLGACHPEMADRALDISKEIGGIMPCNVVVWEEAPGRQHVYHVSIMKIARLLGMAPDDETWEELVSDTGELVEQAWANVEDV, via the coding sequence ATGGTACTCAACATCGACCCCGACCAGCTGAGCGACGACGACCTCGGCAAGAAACAGGCGACACTCGAGATGGAACACGAGGAGGCGATCGAGCACGTCCGCGAGGCGTTCGCGGACGCCGGATTCGGCACGCTCGTCGAGTTCTCGCCGTCCGAGGTCATCAAGGAGAAGACCGGCTCCGAGCACGACCCGTACTACGTGCTCGGTGCCTGCCACCCGGAGATGGCGGACCGCGCACTGGACATCTCGAAGGAGATCGGTGGCATCATGCCCTGCAACGTGGTCGTCTGGGAGGAGGCACCCGGCCGCCAGCACGTCTACCACGTCTCCATCATGAAGATCGCCCGGCTGCTCGGCATGGCGCCCGACGACGAGACCTGGGAGGAACTGGTCAGTGACACTGGCGAACTCGTCGAGCAGGCGTGGGCGAACGTCGAGGACGTCTGA
- a CDS encoding CPBP family intramembrane glutamic endopeptidase gives MSSIPVRPSELTWTQKSLLLGAVLSLLWMEFTRYPLNERLVTDTLIFFVGPMVLAWTHGKNIGYHVDWPAVRNTVLLAAFVLPFYVVGSSLPGIRAYYPMWGEWTTGAVALDEFAVHAAKQFMLVVAVETYYRGLLCVGVGERFGMKAALISPFVYMLHHVGKPPLEMVLSGPTDVLFGAVDYKSDSLLPSIVAHGAGLVLLDWLVLHEPLIPPETVIGWLRWLPIPL, from the coding sequence CTGTCCTCGATTCCGGTCCGCCCGTCCGAACTGACCTGGACCCAGAAGTCGCTCCTGCTCGGCGCGGTCCTCTCGCTGCTCTGGATGGAGTTCACGCGCTACCCCCTGAACGAGCGCCTGGTCACCGACACGCTCATCTTCTTCGTCGGACCGATGGTGCTCGCGTGGACCCACGGCAAGAACATCGGCTACCACGTCGACTGGCCGGCGGTCCGGAACACCGTCCTGCTCGCGGCGTTCGTCCTCCCGTTCTACGTCGTGGGCTCCTCGCTGCCGGGCATCCGGGCGTACTACCCGATGTGGGGCGAGTGGACCACCGGTGCCGTCGCCCTCGACGAGTTCGCGGTCCACGCGGCGAAGCAGTTCATGCTGGTCGTCGCGGTCGAGACGTACTACCGCGGCCTGCTCTGTGTCGGCGTCGGCGAGCGGTTCGGCATGAAGGCCGCGCTCATCAGCCCGTTCGTCTACATGCTCCACCACGTCGGGAAGCCACCGCTGGAGATGGTGCTCTCCGGGCCGACCGACGTGCTGTTCGGCGCGGTCGACTACAAGAGCGACTCGCTGCTCCCCTCCATCGTCGCCCACGGTGCGGGCCTCGTGCTGCTCGACTGGCTCGTCCTCCACGAACCGCTCATCCCGCCCGAGACCGTCATCGGGTGGCTGCGCTGGCTACCGATTCCGCTGTAG
- a CDS encoding DUF5789 family protein → MADDEEEETEPAVELGSGETVEGAPLARVTSRLTWPIQKSRLEALEGESTIRTPEGPKTISEVLEDIDITYFEKRQEFENAVRDVVGRGAVQTADE, encoded by the coding sequence ATGGCTGACGACGAGGAAGAGGAGACAGAACCTGCCGTCGAACTCGGGTCCGGCGAGACCGTCGAGGGCGCGCCGCTGGCCCGCGTCACCTCCCGACTGACCTGGCCCATCCAGAAGAGCCGCCTCGAAGCGCTCGAGGGCGAGTCCACCATCCGGACACCCGAAGGCCCGAAGACCATCTCCGAGGTGCTCGAGGACATCGACATCACGTACTTCGAGAAGCGCCAGGAGTTCGAGAACGCCGTCCGTGACGTGGTCGGCCGCGGTGCCGTCCAGACCGCGGACGAGTAA
- a CDS encoding DUF7139 domain-containing protein, which yields MTSLADVYEDNVGEVENLQRFYLGVGLFVAGALLTVLGIVVGATDVLAGLGVDLYGSREIAGILGGLGIPAVLVGVFTVLPASRRIRAAAAIGSSVCVLGVALFSRVYPGEWIGSPTASQGMTLLVATVYFVGVFTAIGCLFSAVVTFKTRNDPGGTVTMQVTREGETTVVEVPEEKVDEVEGQKASAAQYGSVGMFGAQPDGNVETQTNRPDRREQQSSSGSSDSSGSWSNSSPTHPAMHSPTSDGGTAANDIRSPLDEDAEVMRTETPQPEEKNLADRYCGNCAHFDYVRTNRGIQPYCAYHDAEMDDMEACESWEPNN from the coding sequence ATGACTAGCCTCGCGGACGTGTACGAGGACAACGTCGGGGAGGTCGAGAACCTGCAGCGGTTCTACCTCGGGGTCGGGCTGTTCGTGGCCGGGGCCTTGCTGACGGTCCTCGGTATCGTCGTCGGTGCGACGGACGTGCTCGCCGGTCTCGGCGTGGACCTCTACGGGTCGAGAGAGATCGCAGGCATCCTCGGCGGGCTCGGCATCCCGGCCGTGCTCGTCGGCGTGTTCACCGTCCTGCCGGCGAGTCGGCGCATCCGGGCCGCGGCCGCCATCGGGTCGAGCGTCTGTGTCCTCGGCGTCGCCCTGTTCAGCCGCGTCTACCCCGGCGAGTGGATCGGGTCGCCCACGGCGAGCCAGGGCATGACCCTGCTCGTCGCGACGGTGTACTTCGTCGGCGTCTTCACCGCCATCGGCTGCCTGTTCAGCGCGGTCGTGACGTTCAAGACGCGCAACGACCCCGGCGGGACCGTCACCATGCAGGTGACCCGGGAGGGCGAGACGACGGTCGTCGAGGTGCCCGAGGAGAAGGTCGACGAGGTCGAGGGCCAGAAGGCCTCGGCCGCCCAGTACGGCAGCGTCGGCATGTTCGGCGCCCAGCCCGACGGGAACGTCGAGACGCAGACGAACCGGCCGGACCGGCGCGAGCAGCAGTCGTCCTCCGGGTCGTCCGACTCGTCCGGCTCGTGGTCGAACTCTTCGCCGACGCACCCGGCGATGCACTCGCCGACCAGCGACGGCGGCACGGCGGCGAACGACATCCGGTCGCCGCTCGACGAGGACGCGGAGGTCATGCGAACCGAGACGCCCCAGCCCGAGGAGAAGAACCTCGCGGACCGCTACTGCGGCAACTGTGCGCACTTCGACTACGTGCGGACGAACCGTGGTATCCAGCCGTACTGCGCCTACCACGACGCGGAGATGGACGACATGGAAGCCTGCGAGTCGTGGGAACCGAACAACTGA
- a CDS encoding Mut7-C RNAse domain-containing protein: protein MSRFLLDVMCGGLTTYLRFCGHDTVYALDRGEEDDDRLRAIAAEEGRTLVTRDVHLANRADEAILLRRRDTEAQLAELLEAGVSLHPTEEPEYCGRCNGPVERVPPETTTPEYAPDDDTPTWRCLDCGQCFWRGSHWDRMRETLERVRAAQG, encoded by the coding sequence ATGTCCCGCTTCCTCCTCGACGTGATGTGCGGCGGCCTGACGACGTACCTCCGCTTCTGTGGTCACGACACGGTCTACGCCCTCGACCGCGGCGAGGAGGACGACGACCGGCTGCGAGCAATCGCCGCCGAGGAGGGGCGGACCCTCGTCACGCGGGACGTCCATCTCGCGAACCGGGCCGACGAGGCGATTCTCCTCCGCCGGCGCGACACCGAGGCCCAGCTCGCCGAACTGCTCGAGGCCGGCGTCTCGCTGCACCCGACCGAAGAGCCCGAGTACTGCGGGCGCTGCAACGGCCCTGTCGAGCGCGTCCCTCCCGAGACAACCACCCCCGAGTACGCGCCCGACGACGACACGCCGACGTGGCGGTGTCTCGACTGCGGGCAGTGCTTCTGGCGTGGCAGTCACTGGGACCGGATGCGGGAGACGCTAGAACGGGTGCGGGCTGCGCAGGGGTAG
- the polX gene encoding DNA polymerase/3'-5' exonuclease PolX has translation MTLQQDVADRLEEMANLLEADGVEYKPNAYRRAAESVREYPGSFDELVAEGEDAVNELDHVGDAISAKIVEYAETGEIAELTEMRERYPVDMAALLRVEGVGPKTVGTLYDELGVETLEDLESAARAGEIQDVKGFGAKTEQNILDNLEFAKSAGERALLGTARPVADSVVAHLESADATDSVAVAGSLRRWRATIGDVDVLVGSEDGEAVVDAFTDWDDADSVIEAGSEKAAVRSDGLRVDLRVVVPAEFGSALQYFTGSKDHNVTLRNYAIERDMKLNEYGAFDVSGVDDPDAGQRVGDRVGGDTEESMYAALDLPWIPPELREDRGEIQAAADGDLPDLLEADDVRGDLHTHTDWSDGNETIEEMIAGAADFGHDYLCISDHATGPGVVGGVGVEDEELLEQAEAVREAAENADIAVFTGVEANIAADGSISVADEVLDELDVVVASPHAALDGDGTDRLVEAMQHPSVDIIGHPTGRLLNQRPGLDIDPERLAEAAVEHDVALEINSNPHRLDLSGSAVKYAIDAGATIAINTDSHRTSTYEYVRYGVHTARRGWAEAADVLNARDADGVREFLH, from the coding sequence ATGACACTCCAACAGGACGTCGCCGACCGACTCGAAGAGATGGCCAACCTGCTCGAGGCCGACGGCGTCGAGTACAAACCGAACGCGTACCGCCGGGCGGCCGAGAGCGTCCGCGAGTACCCGGGGTCGTTCGACGAGCTCGTCGCGGAGGGCGAGGACGCCGTGAACGAACTCGACCACGTCGGCGACGCCATCAGCGCGAAGATCGTCGAGTACGCCGAGACCGGCGAGATCGCGGAGCTGACCGAGATGCGCGAGCGCTACCCCGTCGACATGGCGGCCCTGCTCCGCGTCGAGGGCGTCGGCCCGAAGACGGTCGGCACGCTCTACGACGAACTCGGCGTCGAGACGCTGGAGGACCTCGAATCCGCCGCGCGAGCCGGCGAGATACAGGACGTCAAGGGCTTCGGCGCGAAGACCGAGCAGAACATCCTCGACAACCTCGAGTTCGCCAAGTCCGCCGGCGAGCGCGCCCTGCTGGGCACCGCCCGCCCGGTCGCCGACTCGGTCGTCGCCCACCTCGAATCGGCCGACGCCACGGACTCGGTCGCGGTCGCGGGGTCGCTCCGTCGCTGGCGCGCGACCATCGGTGACGTCGACGTCCTGGTCGGCAGCGAAGACGGCGAGGCGGTCGTCGACGCCTTCACCGACTGGGACGACGCCGACAGCGTCATCGAGGCCGGCTCGGAGAAGGCCGCGGTCCGGAGCGACGGCCTGCGGGTCGACCTCCGCGTGGTCGTCCCCGCCGAGTTCGGGTCCGCCCTGCAGTACTTCACCGGCAGCAAGGACCACAACGTCACCCTGCGGAACTACGCAATCGAGCGCGACATGAAACTGAACGAGTACGGGGCGTTCGACGTCTCCGGGGTCGACGACCCCGACGCGGGCCAGCGCGTCGGCGACCGCGTCGGTGGCGACACCGAGGAGTCGATGTACGCGGCACTCGACCTGCCCTGGATTCCGCCGGAGCTACGCGAGGACCGGGGCGAGATACAGGCCGCCGCAGATGGAGACCTGCCCGACCTTCTGGAAGCGGACGACGTGCGCGGCGACCTCCACACCCACACCGACTGGTCCGACGGGAACGAGACCATCGAGGAGATGATCGCCGGCGCGGCCGACTTCGGCCACGACTACCTCTGCATCTCCGACCACGCGACCGGACCCGGCGTCGTCGGGGGCGTCGGCGTCGAGGACGAGGAACTGCTCGAACAGGCCGAGGCGGTCCGTGAGGCGGCCGAGAACGCCGACATCGCGGTGTTCACCGGCGTCGAGGCGAACATCGCGGCCGACGGCAGCATCTCGGTGGCCGACGAGGTGCTCGACGAACTCGACGTGGTCGTCGCCTCCCCGCACGCCGCCCTCGACGGCGACGGGACCGACCGGCTCGTCGAGGCCATGCAACACCCCTCCGTCGACATCATCGGCCACCCGACGGGGCGGCTGCTCAACCAGCGCCCCGGCCTCGACATCGACCCCGAGCGCCTCGCCGAGGCCGCGGTCGAACACGACGTGGCGCTGGAGATCAACAGCAACCCGCACCGCCTCGACCTCTCGGGCAGCGCCGTCAAGTACGCCATCGACGCGGGCGCGACCATCGCCATCAACACGGACTCCCACCGCACCTCGACGTACGAGTACGTCCGGTACGGGGTCCACACCGCCCGCCGCGGCTGGGCCGAGGCTGCGGACGTGCTCAACGCTCGCGACGCCGACGGGGTTCGGGAGTTCCTGCACTGA
- a CDS encoding DUF5788 family protein, which yields MKEYEQKQLLAKVDREGATIGANIPDRIEVQGTELDLREFVFEIKRRDTVPPGEQERVEEAKKNLRRERIQRRQRLEDDWASLSREEGEDLANAIIGIDRALNALENLGPTDLERETQAKEAADQKRWMNFLKKALDR from the coding sequence GTGAAAGAGTACGAGCAGAAGCAGCTCCTCGCGAAGGTCGACCGCGAGGGGGCGACCATCGGTGCGAACATCCCAGACCGCATCGAGGTGCAGGGGACCGAACTCGACCTCCGCGAGTTCGTCTTCGAGATCAAGCGCCGGGACACCGTCCCGCCGGGCGAGCAAGAACGCGTCGAGGAGGCGAAGAAGAACCTCCGACGCGAGCGGATCCAGCGCCGTCAGCGCCTCGAGGACGACTGGGCGTCGCTCTCCCGCGAGGAGGGCGAGGACCTCGCGAACGCCATCATCGGCATCGACCGGGCACTGAACGCACTGGAGAACCTCGGCCCGACCGACCTCGAACGGGAGACCCAGGCCAAGGAGGCCGCCGACCAGAAGCGCTGGATGAACTTCCTGAAGAAGGCACTCGACCGCTAA
- a CDS encoding rhomboid family intramembrane serine protease gives MPECDECGDHTSMPYTCNRCGEKFCGKHRLPEKHDCPGLQWNDPQGVWQEDESTSGGKSESGGIASALPNLGFGRGGALSYFRGNMTYVFLALMWVTWATQWFILPGITDIGPRTSQLWYDIFTLQSNHPEYVWAWFTSIFAHAGGLGHIAGNSIVIFFFGRLVEEYVGSRDYTLIFLGSGIVAGLGQIGIALIQGSPTALYGASGAALAMLGALTIIRPNLTVLIYFLIPTPIWVITGLYALLSVTGILGGGVPLPGQANVAHGAHLVGLAIGLLYGQHVKGQVSLPRETQLGGGGGRRGGGRGPF, from the coding sequence ATGCCTGAATGCGACGAGTGCGGCGACCACACCAGTATGCCGTACACGTGCAACCGGTGTGGTGAGAAGTTCTGTGGCAAACACCGGTTGCCCGAGAAGCACGACTGCCCCGGGTTGCAGTGGAACGACCCGCAGGGCGTCTGGCAGGAGGACGAGTCCACGAGCGGTGGGAAGAGCGAGTCCGGCGGTATCGCGAGTGCTCTCCCGAACCTCGGCTTCGGTCGCGGTGGCGCACTGAGCTACTTCCGCGGGAACATGACCTACGTGTTCCTCGCGCTGATGTGGGTGACGTGGGCGACCCAGTGGTTCATCCTCCCGGGTATCACCGACATCGGCCCGAGGACCAGCCAGCTCTGGTACGACATCTTCACCCTCCAGAGCAACCACCCCGAGTACGTCTGGGCGTGGTTCACCTCCATCTTCGCACACGCGGGCGGCCTCGGCCACATCGCCGGCAACAGCATCGTGATATTCTTCTTCGGCCGTCTGGTCGAGGAGTACGTCGGGAGCCGGGACTACACGCTTATCTTCCTCGGGAGCGGTATCGTCGCCGGCCTCGGCCAGATCGGTATCGCGCTCATCCAGGGGAGCCCGACCGCCCTCTACGGGGCCTCTGGCGCGGCACTGGCGATGCTCGGCGCGCTGACCATCATCCGGCCGAACCTCACCGTCCTCATCTACTTCCTCATCCCGACGCCCATCTGGGTCATCACCGGGCTGTACGCCCTGTTGAGCGTCACCGGCATCCTCGGTGGCGGTGTCCCGCTCCCCGGCCAGGCCAACGTCGCCCACGGGGCCCACCTCGTCGGCCTCGCCATCGGCCTGCTGTACGGCCAGCACGTCAAGGGACAGGTCAGTCTCCCGCGCGAGACGCAACTGGGTGGCGGTGGCGGCCGCCGTGGTGGCGGTCGCGGCCCCTTCTGA
- a CDS encoding endonuclease V — protein sequence MREAFVPDPAASREEMEAQQRQVADAAMFADDFDFDADRVGSDTGPLVAGVDQAFLDDRAVSAIVVLRGDTVVEKTYAVSPLEIPYIPGLLSFREGGPILDAFETLDTDPDLVLFDGSGRIHFRQAGLATHMGVILDVPSIGVAKNLLCGTPQGETENLPAGERVAIAADDRVDAPAGTTIGYAVQTRQYDSPDRSINPLYVSPGHRVGAETAADLVARLATRYKLPEPTRLADSYADEAKRTIDT from the coding sequence ATGCGAGAGGCGTTCGTCCCCGACCCCGCGGCCTCCCGTGAGGAGATGGAGGCCCAGCAACGCCAGGTCGCCGACGCCGCGATGTTCGCCGACGACTTCGACTTCGACGCCGACAGGGTCGGCTCGGACACCGGCCCCCTCGTCGCGGGGGTCGACCAGGCGTTCCTCGACGACCGCGCCGTGAGCGCCATCGTGGTCCTCCGGGGCGACACCGTGGTCGAGAAGACCTACGCCGTGTCGCCACTGGAGATACCCTACATCCCGGGCCTGCTCTCGTTCCGCGAGGGCGGCCCCATCCTCGACGCGTTCGAGACGCTCGACACCGACCCGGACCTCGTGCTGTTCGACGGGAGCGGGCGCATCCACTTCCGGCAGGCCGGCCTCGCCACGCACATGGGCGTCATCCTCGACGTGCCGAGCATCGGCGTCGCGAAGAACCTGCTCTGTGGCACGCCACAGGGCGAGACCGAGAACCTCCCCGCCGGCGAGCGCGTCGCCATCGCCGCCGACGACCGGGTCGACGCGCCCGCCGGGACGACCATCGGCTACGCGGTCCAGACCCGGCAGTACGACTCGCCGGACCGGTCCATCAACCCGCTCTACGTCAGCCCCGGCCATCGCGTCGGCGCCGAGACCGCGGCCGACCTCGTCGCCCGGCTCGCGACCCGCTACAAGCTCCCCGAGCCGACCCGTCTCGCCGATTCCTACGCCGACGAGGCGAAACGAACCATCGACACTTAG
- a CDS encoding SDR family oxidoreductase, whose translation MTDDSDTDADDVATETSPGGPEPTLETVLITGCSSGIGRETAKAFLDEDWQVYATARDTEAIADLADAGCKTAELDVTDRGQVERVVDRIVDEHGRIDCVVNNAGFAQMGPVEDVPTDKVHEQFDVNVYGPHRLIRAALPHMRESERGTIVNISSALGRITIPGSGIYSASKFAIESMSDALRGEVDQYDVDVVVVEPGPVETEFYDRADDELDDLPRSDAYGDLYEMYDDANTVSGGSPMSVTPTRVAETILNAASSTNPDPRYPVGAAAKYFMLVRFVPDRWRDTVLRLVRKFAT comes from the coding sequence ATGACAGACGACTCGGACACGGACGCCGACGACGTGGCGACCGAGACATCTCCTGGCGGCCCGGAGCCGACGCTCGAGACCGTCCTCATCACGGGCTGTTCCTCCGGAATCGGCCGCGAGACGGCGAAGGCGTTCCTCGACGAGGACTGGCAGGTGTACGCCACCGCGCGAGACACCGAGGCCATCGCGGACCTCGCGGACGCCGGGTGCAAGACGGCCGAACTCGACGTGACCGACCGCGGGCAGGTCGAGCGCGTGGTCGACCGCATCGTCGACGAACACGGCCGCATCGACTGCGTGGTCAACAACGCCGGCTTCGCGCAGATGGGCCCCGTCGAGGACGTGCCGACCGACAAGGTCCACGAGCAGTTCGACGTGAACGTCTACGGGCCACACCGGCTCATCCGGGCCGCACTCCCGCACATGCGCGAGTCCGAACGCGGCACCATCGTCAACATCTCCAGCGCGCTCGGCCGCATCACGATTCCGGGGTCGGGCATCTACTCGGCCTCGAAGTTCGCAATCGAGTCGATGAGCGACGCCCTCCGCGGCGAGGTCGACCAGTACGACGTGGACGTGGTGGTCGTCGAACCCGGCCCGGTCGAGACCGAGTTCTACGACCGCGCCGACGACGAGCTGGACGACCTGCCGCGGTCCGACGCCTACGGCGACCTCTACGAGATGTACGACGACGCCAACACCGTCAGTGGCGGCAGTCCGATGTCGGTCACACCGACGCGGGTCGCCGAGACCATCCTGAACGCGGCGAGCAGCACCAACCCGGACCCGCGCTACCCCGTGGGCGCCGCCGCGAAGTACTTCATGCTCGTCCGGTTCGTGCCGGACCGGTGGCGGGACACGGTCCTCCGGCTCGTCCGGAAGTTCGCGACGTAG